A region from the Helicoverpa armigera isolate CAAS_96S chromosome 6, ASM3070526v1, whole genome shotgun sequence genome encodes:
- the LOC110377006 gene encoding conserved oligomeric Golgi complex subunit 4, which produces MSLSLLLEKYDVSTDEGLQKALNEIEKEESEVDEALSGVLSRACSLEGRLRAASQAYTKLNEVKTDAQVAADMVDKTAGLARDVSAKVRQLDLARSRVAECQRRVHDLIDLQLCSAGVEAAIKAHDYETGAGHVSRFLSMDPGSVAAARARGAPDPRDAMTRAANTLYEHLVRKFEEAARKEDEQSVERLFKLFPQIGRAEEGVDLLAKYLATQTDVAIRRACVVTDARSEAAVFADAVTRVVEAGGAALQRARRMAAPAPGKLPRALRALQPHVCAGVRRVFTEMVAARRLESEPARGVGSALSAEPVLAELALTHSRIWLYFSFIRRQTEADASTLKETEKKACIDAVEKIIAECDLMRTAQDILAYYLALERYFLEESVNKALKMATPQIGVTTSSLVDDVFFIARKVIRRAVSSCSVDGACAVLNEVSSQLERGAAAALRRWLRAPPIEPLALASPRPQRPMDDPDAEAQRMLYLAHMNEAEAGAEWSERLASEACAAASSLARGPPELAKLTSCAAGLGTAAAAFRAAHELALSALVAALQPKLAAWAQRLADPAPHADEMEDDADALPQALEQFTEGARAQVSGRSVDALLLAALADLTTRAEQAILHNRYDREGGLAVERRARRLAAWAGSSAGGARERCSRLTQAAALLALEAPAQAPHALLPTPRLAAPLAKDILARRTDFKMEDIKRVKL; this is translated from the exons ATGTCACTGAGTCTTCTTCTAGAGAAGTACGATGTATCTACTGACGAGGGCTTGCAGAAAGCGCTCAACGAGATTGAAAAAGAAGAG TCGGAGGTTGATGAGGCCTTATCTGGAGTGCTGTCCCGGGCGTGCTCCCTAGAGGGTCGTCTCCGTGCAGCGAGCCAGGCTTACACGAAGCTAAATGAAGTGAAGACTGATGCTCAAGTTGCGGCAGACATGGTGGATAAGACTGCCGGTCTTGCGAGGGATGTTAGCGCTAAAGTACGACAGTTAGACCTGGCAAGG TCGCGTGTAGCAGAATGTCAGCGGCGTGTGCATGACCTAATAGATCTACAGCTGTGTAGTGCTGGAGTTGAGGCTGCTATAAAGGCACATGATTATGAAACTG GTGCCGGCCATGTATCTCGGTTCCTCAGTATGGACCCTGGGTCAGTAGCAGCAGCCAGAGCTCGAGGGGCACCAGATCCCCGTGACGCCATGACCCGAGCGGCTAATACACTGTATGAACATCTAGTGCGCAA GTTTGAAGAGGCAGCTCGTAAGGAAGATGAACAGAGTGTGGAGCGACTGTTCAAACTGTTCCCACAGATTGGACGTGCTGAAGAGGGAGTCGATCTTCTTGCCAAATATCTGGCCACACAA ACAGACGTAGCGATCCGTCGTGCGTGCGTAGTAACAGACGCGCGGTCAGAGGCGGCAGTATTTGCCGACGCCGTCACGCGGGTGGTGGAGGCGGGCGGCGCTGCTCTGCAGCGGGCGCGGCGGATGGCTGCGCCGGCGCCCGGGAAGCTGCCGAGGGCGCTTAGGGCTTTGCAGCCTCAT GTCTGCGCTGGAGTACGTCGCGTGTTCACGGAGATGGTAGCAGCTCGTCGCTTGGAGTCGGAGCCGGCGCGGGGCGTGGGGTCGGCGCTGAGCGCGGAGCCGGTGCTGGCGGAGCTGGCTCTCACACACTCCAGGATATGGCTGTACTTTTCTTTTATTAGGAGGCAGACTGAG GCTGACGCGTCGACTCTAAAAGAGACGGAGAAAAAGGCGTGCATAGATGCAGTGGAGAAGATTATTGCTGAGTGTGACCTCATGCGAACTGCACAGGACATACTCGCTTACTATTTAGCATTAGAAAG GTATTTCTTGGAGGAGAGCGTAAACAAAGCACTGAAGATGGCAACACCACAGATCGGTGTTACTACATCCAGCTTAGTTGATGACGTGTTCTTCATAGCTAGGAAAGTTATCAG ACGCGCAGTATCGTCGTGCAGCGTAGACGGAGCCTGTGCGGTACTCAACGAGGTGTCCTCCCAGCTGGAGcgaggcgccgccgccgccctgcGCCGCTGGCTGCGGGCGCCGCCCATAGAGCCCTTAGCTCTGGCGTCGCCAAGGCCACAGAGGCCCATGGATGATCCTGATGCTGAGGCGCAGAGGATGCTGTACCTG GCGCACATGAACGAAGCAGAAGCCGGCGCGGAATGGTCGGAGCGGCTCGCCAGCGAAGCCTGCGCCGCGGCCTCGTCGCTCGCCCGCGGCCCGCCCGAGCTCGCCAAGCTCACGTCCTGCGCGGCCGGGCTGGGCACGGCGGCGGCCGCCTTCAGGGCTGCGCATGAGTTGGCGTTGTCGGCACTGGTGGCCGCGTTGCAGCCGAAGTTGGCGGCTTGGGCGCAGAGGCTGGCTGATCCGGCGCCACATGCTG ATGAGATGGAAGACGACGCGGACGCACTACCACAAGCATTGGAGCAGTTTACCGAAGGTGCCCGTGCGCAGGTGTCGGGGCGGTCGGTGGACGCGCTGCTGCTGGCCGCGCTCGCCGACCTCACCACACGGGCTGAGCAGGCTATACTGCATAACAGATATGATCGG GAAGGCGGTCTAGCAGTAGAGCGTCGGGCACGTCGCCTGGCCGCCTGGGCCGGCAGCAGCGCAGGCGGGGCTCGTGAGCGCTGCTCCCGGCTGACGCAGGCCGCCGCGCTGCTCGCGCTGGAGGCGCCCGCGCAGGCGCCGCACGCGCTGCTGCCCACGCCGAGACTGGCCGCACCACTCGCGAAGGACATACTCGCAAGAAG gaccgatttcaaaatggAAGATATCAAACGAGTGAAGCtatag
- the LOC110377001 gene encoding CKLF-like MARVEL transmembrane domain-containing protein 4, producing the protein MAEVGFPGQHTTTTTVTSSTAVQTNIRFDPAYVKTVPGILKITQVLCSLLGFICIQCSWLSNRGKGSFFSWISMIAFWFTGILLGLYLFHILEKFYKIPWLKIEFIFCALWTFFYLLASILAATVHDNPHSAAAFFGFVAMIAYLIDAYLKFVAVRAGGLAQGTRVVSKQTTSTVESPPPRVGY; encoded by the exons ATGGCAGAAGTAGGCTTCCCCGGGCAGCACACGACGACGACGACCGTCACGTCCAGCACAGCCGTCCAGACCAACATACGGTTCGACCCTGCCTATGTCAAGACTGTACCTGGAATATTGAAAATTACTCAAGTT CTATGCAGTCTCCTAGGCTTCATCTGCATTCAATGCTCATGGTTGAGCAATCGAGGCAAGGGTTCCTTCTTCAGCTGGATCTCCATGATAGCCTTCTGGTTCACCGGCATCTTGCTCGGCCTCTACCTGTTCCACATCTTGGAGAAGTTCTACAAGATACCCTGGCTGAAGATTGAGTTTATCTTCTGTGCGCTGTGGACCTTCTTCTATTTGCTGGCGTCCATTTTGGCGGCGACCGTCCATGATAACCCTCATTCTGCTGCTGCG TTCTTCGGCTTCGTAGCAATGATCGCGTACCTAATAGACGCGTACCTCAAGTTCGTGGCGGTCCGCGCCGGCGGCCTCGCGCAGGGCACCCGCGTCGTCTCCAAGCAGACTACCTCCACAGTCGAGTCGCCACCGCCTCGCGTCGGGTACTAG
- the LOC110376993 gene encoding LOW QUALITY PROTEIN: CKLF-like MARVEL transmembrane domain-containing protein 4 (The sequence of the model RefSeq protein was modified relative to this genomic sequence to represent the inferred CDS: inserted 1 base in 1 codon) translates to MAYPNQLPPPPPQTMGSTNTVFITETRFDPSYLKTVPGILKAIVILFNLIGFICIQSSAFWSNGRGVYFNIVAHLGLWFSGILLVLYLFHVVEKYHNIKWLKIEMVAYIVMVFLYLIASTIVVAFGAAAYSAAGFFGYLAMVLYGGDAFLKYQALKAGELAQGXRVQAKQTHVTTPPALP, encoded by the exons ATGGCGTACCCGAACCAGTTGCCGCCGCCTCCGCCGCAGACCATGGGCTCCACCAACACAGTGTTCATCACGGAAACACGCTTCGACCCCTCGTACCTGAAGACTGTCCCCGGGATTCTGAAGGCTATTGTTATT CTTTTCAACCTAATCGGGTTTATCTGCATCCAATCCTCCGCGTTCTGGTCAAACGGCCGAGGGGTGTACTTCAACATAGTGGCGCACCTAGGCCTCTGGTTCTCCGGCATCCTGCTGGTGCTGTACCTGTTCCACGTAGTGGAGAAGTACCACAACATCAAGTGGCTGAAGATCGAGATGGTGGCGTATATTGTGATGGTGTTCCTGTATCTCATCGCGTCTACGATCGTCGTGGCGTTTGGCGCCGCTGCCTATTCCGCTGCTGGG TTCTTCGGCTACCTAGCAATGGTGCTATACGGAGGAGACGCCTTCCTCAAATACCAGGCCTTGAAAGCCGGGGAGTTGGCCCAGG ACAGAGTGCAAGCCAAGCAGACGCACGTCACCACGCCACCAGCGCTGCCCTAA
- the LOC135116989 gene encoding plasmolipin-like, translating to MNYNAEAPQQERPSKIVRFDKGYVQTVPGILKLVQLACNFIGFICIKISWSWVSAIFYNILYWVGIIITAGLLFMYTFHFVEKFDRWPWYKLEFAYCILMSLTYIGCSIFASTIGESVGYAVGFFGLCAIIAYGFDAYLKYKAWKRGLPPQ from the exons ATGAATTACAACGCAGAGGCCCCGCAGCAGGAGCGACCCTCAAAAATAGTCAGGTTTGACAAGGGCTATGTGCAAACTGTGCCGGGGATACTCAAACTTGTTCAGTTG GCATGTAATTTCATAGGTTTTATATGCATCAAAATATCCTGGTCATGGGTGTCAGCAATTTTCTACAATATACTGTACTGGGTCGGTATTATAATAACCGCAGGACTTCTCTTCATGTACACGTTCCACTTTGTGGAGAAGTTCGACAGGTGGCCATGGTATAAGCTAGAGTTTGCATACTGCATCCTCATGAGTCTGACGTATATCGGATGTTCAATATTTGCCTCAACTATTGGGGAAAGTGTGGGATATGCCGTTGGG TTCTTCGGTCTATGCGCAATCATAGCGTATGGATTTGATGCATACTTGAAGTACAAGGCGTGGAAGAGAGGGCTGCCACCACAGTAA